The window TTGTACAAACTAATCTGCAAATCCAATTATAACTTTAGGTAttagattttaaaacaatttatattattctattttctattttcaaatttaaattttacttaaacagaCAATAAGATTTACATAATCcttttaaaagcaataaaacaaGATTATCACActtaaatatgcaaaattacGTTTAGAAAAAATCCCAGAAAATTCAAttgataaatctttaaaaatctattaaagccacaaaaacacacaatgagtaaaataaaaaaaagattaatcATTGggaaaataaacctaaaataatacaacaaaatgcAGGTAAATATGATAGTGGCACAAGATGAAAAAATATGATGAAAAActattcaaaataaatgttaatgggAAATTGAATAATGAGAAACTCAAACAGTTTGCGAAATTAGACTTAAGGCGCCAGATCCGTGtgtttgtaaaagaaaatgtgttacaaataaagataaatagaaaatttcaaataaaatatttatattagaaaCCCATTATAAACTTAAGAAATATGGtcataattatgaaaatataaataaaatgagagGAAATCCCCTGTTAATGATGATAAAACCgctaaaacaacaactatacaAAATGTGTGAAATATATTCTTTAGACTTTGAAAAACAcacaaaagcaataaaaaaattaaaatgttttatgtttaaatttaaatgcatttttatgaggggcattataaatatttaaaacattaacattaaaaaaaaaaaaaacctaaaatttccCTCTTTCACTGAGTTAGTGTTAAGCTGAGAAAAATCCattctaaaaatgttattttacgTTTTAATTTCTCTACTTTAAAACCGTTagatgaataaaaaacaatagcTGGCCATGAACTAATTTTGTTACTTCTTGCTATGACtcgaaaaaaaagaagagaataCAGGTGCTGGTGATTAAAAGACCGGTTTATTAACCTTATAAAAGAAGGCCAAAAGATAAGTGATGGGTGATGGGTATATATGAAAGAGGCGCTAGTAGTaaatttcataaacaattttcaatgtaACAACTGATTAGGAATTTCAAATACTAATAACagttaatgaaattgaaaatatgtaatGTTTGTGATaagattaagaaaataaatagattggttttgtaaatattaaaaactaattcaagtttattaaaaagatgtaatgacaaaaacaaaaacttttttaaaaactttcaaataattGACGTAAAAGTAATTTATTCATTGTTAACAAAACTAAACAGTTAAAACCATCCAAGACaatcacccctatcgccaatatAAGTGAAAATATTGTTCCcctgaaaattttcatttccctcgaagAGAAAATTGCTATCGTAAACTTGTtctgaacaattcattcacaatagttgattctgtatggaacagctgtttaatgtttacaaaattccaacaACAAATTTCATAACAGGGGAATATTTTTTACGACAAAAAAAGTTAgtaaacgaaaaaagtgaaaagggaacatatttcatGTGAAATGATGTTGGGCGTGAAAGGTGGATAAGATTTAGAAGTATGAATGGGAGAGAGATAAGTAAGGCTAAGGCTGTTGATATCTTAACTGAAAGGAtacaatcaatttaaaaaacttaaaatttatactaAAGGTTTCTGCAAAACAGTGTCAAGTGATCTCTAGATCAAATTATGTAGAAACTTCTGATTTGCTCTTGAAAATGGTCAACATTTATCATCTTGACTTATTACCTTGAAAAGGTAACATATTTCACGGGAAATGATGATGGGCGTTAGGGGTGAATAAGATCTAGAAGTATCAATGGGAAAGAGATACATAAGGCTAAGGATGTTGATATCTTAACTGAAAGGATACAATCActttaaaaaacttcaaatttataCTAAAGGTTTCAAAGAAACAGCGTCAAGTGATCTCCAGATCAAATTATGTATAAACTTCTGATTTACTCTTGAAAATGCTCAACATTTATCATCTTGACTTGTTACCTTGAAAATGTAACATATTTCACGGGAAATGATGATGGGCGTTAGGGGTGAATAAGATCTAGAAGTATCAATGGGAAAGAGATAAATAAGGCTAAGGTTATTGATATCTCAACTGAAAGGTTACAATcagtttaaaaaactttaaatgtatACTAAAGGTTTTGGCAAAACAGTGTCAAGTGATCTCCAGATCAAATTATGTACAAACTTCTGATTTGCTCATGAAAATGATCAACATTTTTCATCTGGACTTTATTGTTTGGAGTACCAATGCAATACTTTTCCAACTTTTCCAATACGGGACATCCTGACTATTGTTGGTCCGcccactttttttaattttttcctacatatcttttctttgcaaaatttggcacaaattaTTGCACTAATATAGTGGctttagttagtttaaaatgaGAATATCATATGGGATCCTAGGTCACGATCGGACCTAGTTGTGTGCTTAATAGTGGCCCGTGACCGGTAGAATgattgaaaattgtatttaaacgaTTTAAGTTTATGTGCTAATGTTCAGATCCGCAAAAAGAACGACTTTTCAAGTCCTACAGCGGCATTGTTTGCAATTTAAATGAATATCAAAGCTAGTACAGCTTTGGGACAAGATCATCACGTTATATTTAGTCACAATCAACTGcaattctataaatattttaagctaTGTAGTCATATCTGTTTAAGAACATTTGACTTGAATTGTAAGTCTCATTAAGGCTTACGTGGCAGAATGGCTCCCACTTTACAATAAGCGTGTAATTGTGGCAGGCCGTTAGTTCCATAACGAAACATCAGAGGCTAAAGAGAAATCAAAGTAATGGatatatttcaataaagaaTAACACGAAGGTAGATCGGTCTTATAAGATCATGGTAATAGATTCATTTGAAATGCCTGCGTTAACCTGCCTATCGATTAGACTGAAACGATCGCAAAAAAGAGCTACTTATTTAATAAACCATAAAAAGACTTTAATGATCTTGGAATATTGTAAAGAAAGAAGCTCTTGAGATGTTTAGGATGACTAGACTAGCGTGTTCAATACCACCACTAGAATAACTATAAAAATGCTTCAAATATGGTACGGTGGTGTACCATCATATCATATCTAATGGGTGAGGTGGATTCTGAGTTGTATCTGTGGAGATGTCGGAATAACAGAAGAAGTGAGGGTTGAACTCGAGGTGTTGAGATGTTGGTAGAGTtggtattgtttttaatttatcggCGATTTTCCATCATGATTGATTGTGTTTACTCTAAGcatgctcaacttatcacagtaGGTCCCCATGGCctctaattaaatatatatatgtttttcgGACCACTGATTGCGTCCCCTAAGTGCttttgccgaaacaacagaacGAGCGACTTAAATAGGTCCAAAAAGACATTGGGAAGAGTCTTAGTTAGTAGTTGGTTTTAGTTGGTATTTCTAGGCCTCATTAACTAGTGCCTGTGATGGAAATCGAACCCCCCATCTCCGGTCTACCAAACCTACTGGCGTGAGTTTTTAGTAGATGAGAATGTTTGTAGAGAAATGGCATTCCTCATGGCATCAATGTGATGTTTTCACATGATGTTGGTTTCGTCCCTTCCATCGGCTCTTGCCAATCAATTTTCTCTGTCGAGGTTAGATTGAGCTTGTTAATAACACATGTCATTATCAATAGCAGTTACCTTTTTGGATTCAAAACTGTATGCTATCGACTTAGCCGAGTAGTTAATTTAGTATCGAGACATCAATCGCTaccatttattttcttattgtttctTATCTACTAAGATCCGATTTAATCGAAATACATTTGGACAATCTCAATTGCATTctctcaatttaaacttttcttttcaaGCAACTGGGAATATAATGGGTCCAAGTTGAACAGATGTTCATATTCGTGGAATAAAACATAATAGGCGAATATATTTCAAACTAATTTCATCAAAATGGATTCAtcgttaaattttaagaaaaagaaatcaaGACCTAGTAGAGTTCTTGAAAGATGTAGGAAGAGTAATATCTTGGTACTCACAATGGACCTTTTGGTTTCCGAGAGGatatacaacaattttttacgTGGTATAACCCTTCTTAACCTAATACCTTGGTACAAGTTAAAAATGCTCGTTTTACGAATTTCCTCAAACGCTCTGATAATAATCAAGAGACTTGAAAAACTCTAAATCAATGAGAGCAACCCTCTCTTTAGCCTTGAAGACCTATATGCTAAATGCTAATTCGAAATGTCTAAGATCGAGTAAAAACTGCATAATGAAATCGATACCAGTTTCTTTGCTTTTGTTAAGGAAATAAAGAAATCTTAGAAATCTGAAACTTTACCAAGCAAAataagaacttccaaagaagcgaaaaagaagtagaatttacttcatggatGTGCTGAAAAAGACCAAAAGATATGATGATTTTAACAAAGATTTTTCATAGGAGGGATTGTCCTTtatatttaattccaaatttacTATTTCTGAAATCATTCTCAAGAaatcatttttatgttcttttcttgcaagttattaggaagtgaaattgtaattttaacacATAGTCACACATTATAGTAttatttttgcttctttggaagtcattaTACATCACTACCACAGAAGTTGAAGAAACTCACTTAGTGCTTCTTTTGAAGttgtaataaatgttattgtttGGGAAAAActacgttttatttttgctgaacACAAAATCAAAGCATATTTTCTTAActacttttttggcaaaatctttgctaaatttttaaagCCTTCATTCATAATTCCtttcatttataaacatatgtatgtatgtacttaccctaattgtatatttaaaatgacGTTTACTCCAAAACAACCTTCTAAACATGTTTGTTTTATAGTATGAtctctaacaaaaaaaatgtccttCGCTTTGTGTCGAAATTTATAAAGCAGGATATTAAGGTTTcagcttttttttatttgatgtaTTTTAAACACTAATGCTTTTTGTACAATAGTAATGTTATATGTACGAGTAATCCTCTTGTTGTCAgggtttattattttatatgttctaTTTTATGATTTATGTCGTGGgcctttagaaaaaaaagagatCTTAATTTATGTTGCTTTTTATTGTTTAGCGCCCGCGCTTAATACTTTTTTCCAAATGAAatgtgtaataataatttttttaaacactttgttTACATTAACACGTGACAAtaagtacaaataaaaaaagaagaaagaatAAAAACTAGATAAACAGAATGAAGAGGAGAAGCAGTATACGAGTGGTAGTCAGTAGTGTAACGAGTGTGTACGATAATTGTAAGTGGATAAAGAGGAGGATTTTTGTTGTACAACACAACTGCGAACAATTTTAACAGTTAAAACAAGTGAAACATGTGTAATGAATGGGATTTTTGTTtcgaatagaaaaaaattaaacaaaaacaactacaacaatattaAGACAAAAGAAAAAGATTCTAAAGCGAAGACAAAATATAATCTCTGGAACTTGTGTAGTATGACAAAAACATATGGAAAATacgtaaaaaaacaaacaattttaatcaGTGTAAGCACAAGACAAAAGAAACGtgtatattgtatataaatgGATTATTTGCTGAAATTccattttgaattattttcatgGAATCTTTATTTAGAGAGGGAATAAAGGCCAAATGCTGGTCATGTTAAAGAGCTGTTGCAATGCTATTATCTAGTTAAACTAGGTTGTAAGTAGTAAATTTTTGTAGTGTTTCACTTTAATATCAATAACAGAAACCTTATTACAATTATAGGGgctttaatcaaaaattaacGGGTTTTTCTTTACTCAAGATGCATTAAAAGAATGCATGAATGAATGAAGAGTTACAAAAGAGAGCAGATtatgaaatgagaaaaaaaattaaacaaagtaacagaaaattttttgatttaaaattccAAGCAGTAAAAGTTGCATAAATCATTCACGAAATTCAAATATgctatgtctatagtctagtctatgatctattctatagtctagtctatagtctagtatatagtctagtctatagtctagtctataatatagtctacagtctagtctatagtctaatatatagtctggccaatagtctagtatatagtctagtctatagtctagtatatagtatagtttatagtatagtctataatatagtctacagtctagtctatagtctatagtctcgtatatagtctagtctatagtctggtatatagtctagtatatagtctagtatatagtctagcatatagtctagtatatagtctagtctatagtctagtctataacctagtctatagtctagtctatagcctagtctattgtctagtttatagtctagtctatagtctagtctatagtctagtctatagtctagtctatagtctagtctatagtctagtctatagtctagtctatagtNNNNNNNNNNNNNNNNNNNNNNNNNNNNNNNNNNNNNNNNNNNNNNNNNNNNNNNNNNNNNNNNNNNNNNNNNNNNNNNNNNNNNNNNNNNNNNNNNNNNgtctcggttttttgctcatatctccgttatttatggaccgattttgctgattttaaatagcgttcttgccggtcgtatgtctgatacaattatggaagattcggatcttgcAGATAtatggggtcttctaaaaactgatttcaacaaacatacagacagacagacagacggacagacagacagacggacatggcttaaacatctccgctacctataaggatccagaatatatatactttatagggtcggaaaattatattatagaaattacaaacggaatgacaaacttatatatacccttctcacgaaggtgaagggtataaagacaagaattctttaaaaaaacaaaaaaaaaaataattcgccAAGATCTATAAAAAACCAGCTACAAAGaactaaaatatgttaaaagtttaaacaaaagataaaaataaatcaaaatgcttaagattttatatttatataaagaacttgttaaaaaaatatttaattataaatttaaatttttaactaaaattaaaaaaaaaattgctaaattttAGGAGCAAAGACCTTAAATTACAGTAAACACGcgcaaattgttttttaaaataaaacaaattaaaattttttaatttttatctctTTAAATGATTAAACAAATGTTATCAAAATACATTTTAAGATAGAAATGACtaataaacaattggcaacattgaaaatcaacataaataaacaaatacaactgTCAAAATATTAACGTACTGACAACAACAATACTCAATGTAAACAATTGTCAACAGCACTTAGACTAGtttaaatcacaaaaaattttgacattggcaatttttaattttgacaaaaacttactcagttttttaaattaatcaagtTTTAATGAgatgacatttaaaaaaaagagaaattttgagaatcaaaacaaaaaataaattaataataaaagatgTATGAATCATATAATTTAATCGTAAGGAAAaaccaataaataaacaatttaatagcaGATTcaattgttataaacaaaacaaacaaataaatttacttagaattcccatttaaataaaatttaatatttaataaatgaaatggaaaaaaacaacaacaaacaaatcaagtaaataaaaaaagattactTTTGCGTCAATGCTTGCACAAAAAATGCCACCTTtttaaataacagcaacaacaacaactcaatCAGAAAATGgtagtttttttaaaacataacggtagtatttttttttaaatgtaaacatttaaacTGTAAACAAACATGTCGCTCTTTTAAGTATAAATGTGATATTTAAACTCATCGAAGCAagcaaacagcaaaaaaaaaacaacaacaactccaTCTTCTTCTTCtacattttattgataaaactGGAAATGTGAAATGAAATGaagtacaaataaattgttcaaataaacataaaatttaatgcaaattcTCAACTCTAAAGATAAGTttacttttgtattttgtttaagttaaagAGCAGTTTAACCCTAAAAgagacaaaacataaaaaaaatgtaagagTAAATGAATACAATATACAGAGAGTTTATATAGTTAATGAGAgagtatgtatatttacaaaatgttaaatacattaacatacttttaggctgttattaaaagtttgtgttaaatatattgaaagGCGAACGATGACGTTTCTTTTGcggttttatgtaaataatatttttctatatcttaagcaaatgaattaaataaaatgcacAATATCGAATATTTAATGAACAAGAATTGGATGCATTACTCTATGATAATGATAAGTTTATCAAGAGCTTGCAAAAcatctatagatttgtctacagCCTATTCTAcattctagtgtatagtctggtatatCGTATAATgttctagttaatagtctagccaatggtctattgtatagtctagtatatggtctagattatagtttagtctataatctatagtctagtctatagtctagtctatagtctagtctatagtctagtctatagtctagtctatagtctagtctatagtctagtctatagtctagtctagtccagtctattcaatagtttagtctatagtctagtctatagtctagcctatagtctagtctatagtctagcctatagtctagtctatagtctaaagtctagtctaaagtctagtctatggtctagtctatagtctagtctataatcttatctatagtctagtctgtagtctagcctatagtctagtctatagtctagtctatagtctagtctatagtctagcctatagtacagtctatagtctaatctatagtctagtctatagtatagtctatagtttagtatttagtctagtctatagtctagtctatagtctagtccatagtctagtctatagtctagtctatattctagtctatattctagtctattgtctattatatagtctatagtataatatatagtctggtctatagtctaatctgtagtctagtctaaagactagtctatagtctactctatagtctagtctatagtctagtctatagtctagtctatagtctagtctatagtctagtctatagtctagtctatagtctagtctatccttatttttacaaaaaaaaaaaaaaatagaaaatcgtATCACTTACCATATGGAGATCTGGGATAAAATGGTGTCTGTTCATTTTGTGGTGTTTCCACTACCTTGCCATATAACTCTGAGGTAGATGCTTGATAGAATTTCACCTTATTCTCCATGCCACAGGTGCGTATGGCATCTAATATACGGAGAGTACCAACGGCATCCACTTCCGCGGTATATTCACTAAGATCAAACGATACTTTAACATGGGATTGAGCAGCTAGATTATAAATTTCTTCGGGTTTAaccatattaataattttcactaAACTACTGCTATCGGTCATGTCACCATAGTGTAATTTCATAAAGCC of the Lucilia cuprina isolate Lc7/37 chromosome 2, ASM2204524v1, whole genome shotgun sequence genome contains:
- the LOC124418550 gene encoding GDP-mannose 4,6 dehydratase-like, which gives rise to MAESQENSVENVTTNTNKELNGETQERKRIALITGITGQDGSYLAEFLLKKGYEVHGIIRRASTFNTSRIEHLYADPQAHKGGFMKLHYGDMTDSSSLVKIINMVKPEEIYNLAAQSHVKVSFDLSEYTAEVDAVGTLRILDAIRTCGMENKVKFYQASTSELYGKVVETPQNEQTPFYPRSPYGK